In a single window of the Dreissena polymorpha isolate Duluth1 chromosome 3, UMN_Dpol_1.0, whole genome shotgun sequence genome:
- the LOC127875032 gene encoding transient receptor potential cation channel subfamily M member 5-like yields MVFFVSFSVMYQANLYPNSPPSASLLKKLVYKPYWQIFGELFLDEISGDEYGDCTTNSTVWKSAGGKDRCPENTRLVIYIGAIYIILTQIVLVNLLIAVLSNTYTAVHEKSDHIWKFYWYGIVREYYERPALCPPLIILVHIYRTIRHGVKRCQDRVSDNEFRK; encoded by the exons ATGGTCTTCTTTGTCAGCTTTAGCGTTATGTACCAGGCCAATCTGTACCCAAACTCGCCTCCAAGCGCCTCCCTACTAAAAAAGTTAGTTTACAAACCATATTGGCAAATCTTTGGAGAGCTCTTCTTGGACGAAATTTCTG GAGATGAATATGGAGATTGCACCACGAATTCGACCGTTTGGAAATCCGCAGGCGGTAAAGATCGTTGTCCAGAAAACACCCGCCTGGTTATTTATATAGGAGCAATCTATATAATTCTTACTCAGATCGTTCTTGTCAACTTGTTGATAGCCGTGCTCAG CAACACATACACTGCAGTGCATGAGAAGTCGGACCATATATGGAAGTTCTACTGGTACGGAATTGTGCGTGAATATTACGAGAGACCCGCACTTTGTCCCCCTTTGATAATTTTGGTTCATATTTATCGTACAATACGACATGGGGTGAAACGGTGTCAAGATCGCGTGTCGGACAACGAGTTTCGTAAGTAA